The Streptomyces sp. V4I8 genome includes the window CTCACCCGGCCCCTCGCCGCGGACCTCCGCCGGCCCTGGGAGAAACCCACCACCTCCGACCGGCTCACCCCGGCCCGGGTCCGCCGGGGGTTCAGGAACATCCGCGCTCACCTCGCCTGCCCGGCCCGTGTTCCCAAACCCCGAGGAGCCGGCCCCGGACGGCCACCCGGCGCCAAGAACAAACACCGGGCACCCCGCTACGACGTCGGCAAAACCGTCAAACGCCCCGAGACCCTCAAGGCGCGTCCGCCTGGATGGGGGGCGGGTTCCTCCGCGGACAGCCGCGGGTGGTCCTTTGGGGCCGCGGTGGAACTTCGACCAGATCGGGCCGGGACTGGAGCAGCGCGGGTCAGGAGCGGCAAGGTGCCCTGGTGGTGCTTCGTATGACGAGGTGTGGTGTGACGACGACTTCTCGTTCGTCGTCCGCCGCCTCACCCTCCAGCCGGGCGACGGCCCGGCTCACGGCCCGGCGCGCCAGCTGGCGGGCTTCTTGCCCGACCGTGGTGAGTTGGACGTGGGCCAGGCGGGCGAGGTGGCTGTCGTCGTAGCCGACGACCGAGATCTCGTCGGGCACAGGGATACGGGCGCGCAGGAAGGTGTCGAGGACGCCGATGGCGCAGTGGTCGTTGAAGGCGAGGACGGCGGTGGGGCGGGCAGCCTCGGCGAGGAGTGTTCGTGCGGCTGCCGCACCGTGGTCCTCGGTCAGCCCGCCCGGCACGAGGCGGACGCGGTCGGTGAGGCCGTGGTGCTTCATGGCCGACTTGTAGCCGCGGCGCCGATCGGCAGCGCCCGGCGCCCTGCCCCCGTCGATGTGGACGATGTCGCGATGGCCCAGTGCCACGAGGTGGTCGACCGCCTGGCGGGCGCCCTCGTCGTCGGCCGCGCGGACGACGTCGACGCCGTCGGTGAGCGGACGCAGCCGGCGGGCCACGGAGACGACGGGAAGCTGCGCCGCGAGTTCTGCCAGCCGGGCCGCCGGGGCATGGGGGCTGAGCAGGATCAACGCCTCGCAGCGGTCGGCGAGCAGCGTCTCCACCGCCTCCTGTTCGCTGCGGCTCGCGGCGACGGCGCTGAGCGCGATCTGATAGCCGGCCGCCCCCGCCGCGGCGTAGAGCGCCTCAACCATGTCGGCGTGGAAGGGCTGTCGCAGGTCGAACTGCACTCCCACCAGGTGCGAGCGGCTGCTGCGCAGGAGGCGGGCCCTGCTGTCCGGCCGGTAGCCGATCTCCTGCGCGGCCCGCAGCACCCGCTCGCGACTTGCCGCGCTGGGCCCCTTGGCACCGCGCATGACCATGGAGGCAAGCGGCACGGAGACACCTGCCCGCGCCGCGAGGTCGCTGAGCGTCGGCCGCTTTCCGTCCGGGACGGCAGAGCGCGATGGCACCGTCGGCCTTCCTGATCGAGGGTCTTCTCCGAGGTGATCGTAGACCGAGCCAAGCAGGACACGCACTGGTCAACGTTGTTACAACGTTATAAATCAAATGTCCGCACAAACCCTTGACAGGCCGCCCGGCGCCTGGCGTACTGCTCCTGTTCTCTTAGAACGTTATAAGTCTGGAGCTGCGATGTACACGTTGGCGGTTTGTGCCGAGATGGTCTACCGCGACCTGCCGATCGAGGAGCGGGCCCGGCGCATCCACGAGGCCGGCTTCCAGGTGGAGATCTGGGACTGGACCCGGCACGACCTGAACGCACTGGCCCAGACCCCCGCCGAGTTCTCCTCGATGACCGGCTACATCCGCGGCACCCTGACCGACCCGGACGGCGCAGCCGAACTCCTGCGCACAGCCGAGGAGTCGATCAAGGCCGCCGAGCATCTCGGCTGCCCCCGGCTCAACCTGCACGGCACCGGCCTGGACGGCGAGGGCCTGCCCGTGGTGCCGGTGACCGACGAGGCCACCGGCGACATGTGGATCACCGCCCACCGCACGCTCACCCGCCTGGCCGAACTGGGCGAAAGCGCGGGCGTCACCTTCACCTTGGAGAACCTCAACACCGCCGTCGACCACCCCGGCGTCCCGTTCGCGCGGGCCGCCGACACCTACGCCCTGGTCGCGGCAGTCGATCGGCCCGGGCTGCGGATGAATCTGGACCTGTACCACGCCCAGATCGGCGAGGGAAACCTCATCGAACTGATCCGCCGCGCGCACGGCGCCGGCCTGATCGGAGAGATCCAGGTCGCCGACGTGCCCGGCCGCTGCGAACCCGGCACCGGAGAGATCAACTATCCGGCCGTCGCCCGCGCCCTCACCGACCTCGGCTACGACGGCACGGTCGCCCTGGAGGCATGGCCCTCCGGCGACAGTCACACCGCCATGGAGCGGTTCCGCGCCGCGTTCACCCTCTGATCCCACCCCGAGTCGCACAGCAGGCCACCCAGTAGCTCCCCGCCCGACCCACAACGGGATGTGTGGCGTCCCGCCGGTGGATCACCCCTTCCCGCAAGTCAGCACAGTGAGGTGCCGAAATGAACCGCTCGCTTCCCTCCCGCTCCCGCAGATTCACCATGCTCGTGGCCATGGCCGCCAGTACAGTCCTGGCACTCGCCGGCTGCTCCAGCAGCTCGGGCGGCAAGAAGTCGGAGGAGAGCGCCGGTGGCGTCTCTGCCGGCAAGGCCACCACGCCCCGCATGACCATCGCGATGATCACCCACGCCGTCCCCGGTGACACGTTCTGGGACACCATCCGCAAGGGCGCCCAGGCCGCGGCCGCCAAGGACAACGTCAAGCTGATCTACTCCTCCGACCCGAACGGGGGCAACCAGGCCAACCTGGTGCAGAACGCGATCGACCAGAAGGTCGACGGCATCGCCGTCACCCTCGCCAAGCCCGATGCCATGAAGGAAACGGTGGCCAAGGCAGTGCGGGCCGGTATACCCGTGGTCGGCTTCAACTCCGGTGTGGACGACTGGAAGAAGCAGGGCCTGCTCGAGTACTTCGGCCAGGACGAGACCGTCGCGGGCGAGGCGGTCGGCAAGAAGCTGAGTTCCCTCGGTGCCAAGAAGGTCGCCTGTGTCATCCAGGAACAGGGCCAGGTCGCCCTCGAGGCACGCTGCGCGGGAGTCAAGAAGGGCTTCTCGGGCACGACGGAAAACCTGTTCGTCAACGGCGCCGACATGCCGTCCGTGCAGTCGACCATCACCGCCAAGCTCAAGCAGGACCCCTCCATCGACTACGTCGTCACCCTCGCCGCCCCGGTCGCGCTGACCGCCACGCAGGCGGTGTCCGACGGAAGCAGCAAGGCCAAGGTCGCCACCTTCGACCTCAACAAGGAGCTGGTGAAGGCGATCCAGGGCGGCAGCATCCAGTTCGCCGTCGACCAGCAGCCCTTCCTGCAGGGCTACCTGGCGGTCGACTCCCTCTGGCTCTACAAGAACAACGGCAACTACAGCGGCGGTGGCGTGGCGCCTGTGCTGACCGGCCCGGCCTTCGTCGACAAGTCCAATGTCGCCGCCGTCGCCACGTTCGCGGCCAAGGGAACACGGTGACGCGTACGACCCGGGTCACGGCCGGACCCGTGTGGGTTCGGCCGGCCCTCTGCTGACCGTCACCGCCATCGCCCACCCTCAAGTCAAGGAACCACATGACCTACCGCACCTCCCTTGGAGTCGCCGTGATCGGCGCCGGCCGCATGGGAGCCAACCACGTACGCCGGATCAGCGAGGTGACCAGCGGCGCCCATGTGGCCGCCGTCGTCGACGTCGACATCGATCGCGCCAAGACGGTCGCCGACGTCGAAGGATGCGCGGCCTACGGCGACGTCGCCGAAGCGATGGCCTCACCCGACGTTGACGCGGTGCTGCTCGCCTCCCCGGGCGTCGCCCACCAGGCGGCACTGCTCACCGCGTTCGAGCACGACCTGCCCGTCCTGTGCGAGAAGCCCCTCACCCCAGACGCCGCCTCCGCCCTGCGCGTGCTGGAGGCCGAGCAGCGGCTCGGGCACCGCCGGGTGCAGGTGGGCTTCATGCGCCGTTACGACCACGAGTACATCAAGCTCAAAGCGCTGCTGGACAGCGGGGAACTGGGCCGGCCGCTGATGCTGCACAACCGGCACCGCAACCCGTCCTGCCCGCCGGACTTCACCAGCGCCATGCTCATCAACGACTCCGTGACCCACGAGATGGACATCACCCGCTGGCTGCTCGGCCAGGAGATCACGTCCGTCACGGTGCTGCGGCCGCGGCCCTCCGGCAACGCGCCCGAAGGGCTGGCCGATCCGCAGTTCGTCGTCTTCGAAACCGACGGCGGCGCCGTGGTCGACGTCGAGATCTACGTCAACGCCCGCTACGGCTACCAGGTCCAGGCCGAGGCAGTGTGCGAGCACGGCACCGCCCGCATCGGCGACCGGCACGACATGCTCGTCAGCACCGGCGGACGCTGGGGCGGCACGGTCACCCCCGGCTTCGTCGAGCGGTTCGAGGAAGCGTACGACCGCGAGGTCCAGGCATGGATCGACGCCACCCGGCGCGGCGAGGTCACCGGCCCCAGCGCCTGGGACGGCTACGCCGTGGCCGCGGTCTGCGAGGCGGGCATCCGCGCCCAGACCGAGGGCCGCCGCGTCGAGGTGGAACTCGCCGACCGCCCAGCCCTCTACAGCTGACCCCCACCGCCGGCACACCGAACCAGCGGGGAACGACCGCTCCCCGCCCGACCACACCGCAGACGGGACGCATCATGAAGATCGGTCTGAACACCGACAGCGTCGGGCAGCTCACGCTCGACGAGACCCTGGACCTGGCCGCCGAACTCGGCCTGGACCACGTGGAGTTCGCCACCGGCGCCTGGTCCACCGCCCCGCACATCGACATCGACCGACTTCTCGACAGCGACGGCGCGCGCCGCGAACTGCTGGCCAAGCTCGCCGACCGAGGGCTCACGATCAGCGCCCTCACCTGCTCAGGCAACCCCCTGCACCCCGGGCCCAGCGGCCGCGAGCACGACCAGGTCACGCGCAGGACCATCGCTCTCGCCCCGCTCCTCGGCGTCGACCGCGTGGTGATGATGTCCGGGCTGCCGGGCGGGCCGGGCGACGCCAACCCCAACTGGATCACGGTCTCCTGGCCGCCGGAGACCACACAGATCCTCGACTGGCAATGGACCGAGGTCGTACTCCCGTACTGGCGAGACCTCGTCGCCCACTCCCGTGACCAGGGCGTACCCAAGCTCGCTCTGGAGATGCACGCCCACCAGGCGGTCTACAACGTCCCCACCCTCCTGCGCCTGCGCGAGGAGGTCGGGCCCGTGGTCGGTGCCAACTTCGACCCCAGTCACCTGATGTGGATGGGTGCCGACCCGCTGGCCGCCATCGAGACCCTGGGCGAGGCGATCTACCACGTGCACGCCAAGGACACCCGGCTGGAACCCACCCGCCAGGCCCTGACCAGCAGGCTGGAGACGCTGCCGGTCATGGCCGCCAAGGAACGCTCCTGGAACTACGTCACCCTCGGCTACGGCCACGACGACGCGTTCTGGCGCGCTTTCTGCCTCGCCCTGCGCCGAGCCGGCTACGACGACGTCCTGAGCATCGAGCACGAGGACGTTCTTGTGGCCCCCGTCGAGGGCGTCACCAAAACCGTCGACCTGCTGCGCCGCGTCATCCTGCGCGACCCCAGCTCCTACAAGCCCCAGGAGATCTGAGCCGTCCTAAGCCGCACGGACACGAGTTCCGCGCGGCTCGGTCCGCCAGGCCGAGGTCGACCGCGACGAGCGGGACGACCGGCTGTCGACCGCCGAACACGAGGAACTGAAGCAACTCCGCAAGGCAAACGCCGAGTTCAGGCGGGCGAACGAGATTCTCAAAGCGGCGAGCGTGTTCAGCTTCCTCTCCTGGCTCGCCGACCGAGGCCGCACCCTCGAACACTGCCACCAGGCCGACGTCGACGCCTGGCACAAGGAGAAGCTGCCCACCCGGCGCCGGCCGAGACGTTCCTGCGCTGGTGCATGAAGACGAGCCGGATGCCTCGCCTCGCCCTGCCACCCCAAGTCATCAACCAGGACCAAGCGCCGCTGCACCAGCACCGCCGACTCGCCATTCTCCGGCGGACCCTCAACGACGACTCCTTGCCCCTGCGGGCCCGGGTCGCGGCCGCGCTCGTTCTCCTCTACGCGCAACCCGTCACCCGCATCGTCCGCCTCACCGTCGACGACGTCATCGACGGTGAGGCTACCCTCACCGTCCGGCTGGGAGACCCGCCGTCCCCGCTTCCAGAACCCGTCGCTGACCTCATGCGGGCACGTCCAGTCCCGCTCCCGTCCTGTTCCCCGAAGGCCGCGCCGGCCTCATCGTGTGTAACCCGCCCTGGCTCCCCGCCCGTCCGACCAGCCCCATCGAGCAAGGCGTCTACGACCCGGACAGCACCATGCTCCACGGCTTCCTCACTGGACTGTCTGCCCACCTCCGGCCAGGTGGCGAGGGTTGACTCATCCTGTCCGACCTGGCAGAGCACCTCGGCCTCCGGACACGTCAGCAACTGCTCGACGCCATCCAGGCAGCAAGCCTCCGCGTTGTGGACAAGATCGACACCAAGCCCCGGCACCCACGCTCCAAGGACGCCACCGCCCCACTCCACACAGCGCGAAGCGCCGAGACCACGTCCCTCTGGCGTCTGACAGCATGACCGGCACCCCGATCACGCAACGGCATCTCGCCTCCCAGTTCACCAGGTGAGCACATCCCGTGGGTGACCTCGCCACGCACACGGGATGACCCGATTCCTTGCCAAGCCTGAGGATCACAAACACCTACTGAACTCGTCCGTGCAGAGCGCCCTGCCGCCCACCAACGCGCAGGTTCCCGCGACTGAGCGGCCAGAAATTCGCGAACCCGCCTGCTTTGCTCGGAGGCGCCGTAGAGGTCGGCGAGTCCTACGAGGAGGCCGCCGCACGGGAGTTGGCGGAGGAGCTGGGTGTCCGAGCTCCTCCGAGGCTGGTGTTCAGGTTCAGGTGCGCGGGCGCGATCAGCCCGTACTGGCTCGGCCTGCACGAGGTTGTCGTCGCCGAGCCCATCAAGCCCGACCCCGAAGAGATCGCCTGGCATGACTGGTTGACGGAGCCCGAACTCGTCGAGCTGGTTCGTCATGAGGCCTTCGTCCCCGATGCCCGCGAGGCATTCGACCGTTATGTCGCCGCGCGTCCGCGGCCTGAGCCCCGGTGATCCTCGACTGCCCCGCGTAAGTCCCCCGACGGCGCACAAACACGACGTGATCCACGCTTCGATGCGAGAGCACAGGCACCATCAGTGCTATATGACATGATGCGGAAATGACTCATCCATCCCCCGGCCCCGATGTCCTGGTCATCGGAGCAGGCATCGTGGGTGCAGCGTGCGCGTACTACTGCGCGGTCGCCGGGCTGCGGGTCTCCGTGGTCGAACGGGGCGCCATCGGCAGTGGCACCACCAGCGCCTGCGAGGGCAACATCCTGGTATCCGACAAGGAATCCGGAGCCGAGCTCGACCTGGCGCTGCTGTCCTCCCGGCTGTGGCGGCAGATCGGCGAGGAGCTGGGCACGAGCGCGATCGAGTACGAGGCGAAGGGCGGTGTCGTCGTCGCGGGTTCGGAGGGCGCGGCCGACGGTCTGCGGCATCTGACGGCGGGTCAGCGGACGGCAGGCGTCGACGCGGTCGACATCGGCGCGGACGAGCTCTTCGAGCTGGAACCCAACGTGACCCGGGAGGCGGTCGGCGGAGCGTTCTACGCGCAGGACGCGCAGGTCCAGCCGATACTGGCCGCCGCGCAACTGCTTCGCCGGGCCCGCCGGCTGGGGGCCACGGTCCGCATTGGCACCGGTGTCACCGCCTTCGTGCGCGACAAGCGGGGCGCGGTCACGGGGGTGCGGACCGACTCCGCCGATGTCCCGGTCCTGCACGCGCGGTGGGTGATCAACGCCGCGGGCACCTGGGCCGGGCAGGTGTCCGAACTCGCCGGTGCCCCGGTTCCGGTCCTGCCGCGCAAGGGCTTCATCCTGGTGACCGAGCCGCTGCCACGCGTGGTGCGGCACAAGGTCTACACCGCGGAGTACGTGGCCAACGTCGCCAGCAGCGACGCGGGCCTGGAGACCTCGGTAGTGGTCGAGGGAACCCGCGCCGGAACCGTCCTGATCGGCGCCAGCCGTGAACGGGTCGGCTTCGACCGCAGTGTGTCCCTGCCGGTGCTGCGCAAGCTGGCGGCCCAGGCCATCGGCCTCTTCCCGTTCCTCGCCGATGTCTCCCTGCTCCGCAGTTACCTGGGATTCCGCCCCTACTGCCCGGACCATCTGCCGGTCATCGGTCCGGACCCGCGCGCGCCCGGCCTGCTGCACGCCTGCGGTCACGAAGGAGCCGGCATCGGGCTGTCCGTCGCCACCGGCCATCTGCTGGCCCAGCATCTGTCCGGCGAGAAACCCGACCTGGATCTGACGCCGTTCCGCCCGGACCGCTTCGAGGAGGCGACCCCTTGACCACTCCGCCCCCCAGCTTCACCTTCACCTTCGACGGCGAGCCCGTGCGGGCGCGGTCCGGGCAGAGCGTCGCCGCCGCACTCATCGCCTCCGGGCGGCGCTCCTGGCGGCACACCCGCACCGAGGGCCGCCCGCGCGGCGTGTTCTGCGGCATCGGGGTGTGCTTCGACTGCCTGGTGACCATCAACGGACGCCCCAACCACCGCGCCTGCCTCGTCGAGGCCCGGCCCGGCGACACGGTCTCCACCCAGGAAGGAGCGGGTCATGACGACCTCGCCTGCTGAACAGGGGGACACCCCGCACGGCACCGTGCACGGCACCCTGTACGACATCGCCGTCCTCGGTGCCGGACCGGCCGGCCTGTCAGCGGCCGTCGCCGCCGCGGCGCAGGGCAGCCGTACGGTGCTGATCGACGGCGGCACCCGACCGGGCGGCCAGTACTGGCGTCACCGCGACGGCGACGACGGCGCCCTCCACCACGGCTGGAGCCAGTTCCGGCGCCTAAGGGAGGAGTTGGCCGCACACCATCTGCTCGACCACCGGCCGGGCCACTCGATCTGGCACGTCGAACGCACCGACGAGGGCTTCACCACCCACACGACCCGGACCGGCCACACCACCCGCGACGACATCCCCCGCACCCTCCGCAGCCGGACCGTGATCATCGCGACGGGCGCCTACGACCGCCAACTACCCTTCCCCGGCTGGACCGTTCCGGGGGTGTTCACCGCCGGAGCCGTCCAGGCCCTCCTCAAGGGGCAGGGCGTACTGGCCGGGAAGCGGATCGCCGTCGCGGGCACCGGGCCGTTCCTGCTGCCGGTGGCCGCCGGCCTGGCCGAGGCCGGCGCCACGGTCGTGGGCGTCTTCGAAGCCGGACTGCCCATCGCCTTCGGCAGACATCCGGTCGCCACCCTGCGCAACCTGCCCAAACTGGCTGAGGGCGCCGGGTACTTGCGGACCCTCCGCCGGCACCGCGTTCCCTGGCGCACCCGCACCGCCGTCATCGCCGCGCACGGCACCGACACCGTCACCGGAGCGACCGTCGCCCGGCTGGACGACCGGTGGCGGATCGTGCCCGGCAGCACCCGCACGATCGACTGCGACACGATCGCCGTCGGCTACGGCTTCACCCCGCAGACGGAGATCCCCCTGCAACTCGGCTGCGAGATGAGGCGGGACGCCGACGGCAGCCTCGTCGCCCGCGTCGACTCCCGGCAGCGCAGCACGGTCGACGGCGTCTACGTCGCCGGGGAGGCCTGCGGCGTCGGTGGCGCCCAACTCGCCGTATTGGAAGGCGAGTTGGCCGGTCTGCACGCCGCGTACGCGACCAACGGCTCGCCCGTCGACCGTCGGCGTCTGGCGCGGCTGCTGCGGCAGCGCTCCGTCCAACGGTCGTTCGCCGCGGCGATGCACCAGGCGTATCCGGTGCCGGACGGCTGGCAGACCTGGCTGGACGAGGACACCACGGTCTGCCGTTGCGAGGAGGTCACCGCAGGGACCGTCCGCCGGGCCGTGCGCGACCTCGGGGCCACCGACCCGCGCGCGGTCAAGCTCTATGCCCGCCCCGGCATGGGCCTGTGCCAGGGCCGTGTCTGCGGCTACGCCACCAGCTGTCTCGTCGCCCGCGCGAACAACCGGCAGCCCACCGCCGAGGACCTGCGTGGCCTGGCCGCACGCCCCATCGCGCAGCCCCTCACCCTGGGCATCCTTGCCGCCGGCTTCGACGACAACGGCGCCTGACCACAGGAGGTTTGCCCTCGTCACCAGTGACAGGGCTGACAGAGCTGACAGGCCTGTGTAATGTAATATTGCACTGGCCTTGATGGGTGTTGCACTGACCCTGATGGTGGGATCACGACACGTGGAGGACTCATGACCCGGGCGAAGCCCTGGCACGGCATGCTCGTCGCCACCGCACTCCCCCTGCGCGAGACCGGGAACGGCGACCTGGCCGTCGACTTCGACGCCTACGCCGACCACGTCGCCTGGCTCGCCGCCAACGGCTGTGACGGCGTCACGCCGAACGGCTCCCTCGGCGAGTACCAGAACCTGTCCGCAGAGGAGCGCGCCAAGGTGGTCACCACTGCCGTGGCCGCCGCCCCCGAAGGCTTCACCGTCATGCCGGGTGTCGCCGCCTATGGTGCGGACGAGGCCCGCCGCTGGGCCGAACAGGCCGGCGAGGCAGGTGCACCCGCCGTGATGCTGCTCCCGCCGAACTCCTACCGCGCCGATGACCGCGCCGTCATGGCGCACTACCGGGAGGTCGCCAAGGCCGGCGTACCGGTGGTCGCCTACAACAACCCGCACGACACGAAGGTCGACCTCGTCCCCGAGCTCCTCGCCGAGCTGTTCGACGAGGGCCTGATCGTGGCGGTCAAGGAGTTCTCCGGCGACATCCGCCGCTACTACCGGATCACCGAACTCGCCCCGGGCCTGGACGTCCTGGCCGGCACCGACGACCTGGCCCTGGAGATGGCGATCGCCGGGTCGCCGGGCTGGATCTCGGGCTACCCGAACGCCCTGCCGCGCGCCTGCGCCGAACTGTGGGAGGCGGCCACCGAGGGCGACCTCGCCACCGCCCTCCCCCTGTATCGCATCCTGCACCCGCTGCTGCGCTGGGACTCGCGCACCGAGTTCGTGCAGGCGATCAAGCTCAGCATGGACCTCGTCGGCCGCTACGGCGGCCCCTGCCGCCAGCCCCGTATCCCGCTCACCCCCGAGCA containing:
- a CDS encoding dihydrodipicolinate synthase family protein, which encodes MTRAKPWHGMLVATALPLRETGNGDLAVDFDAYADHVAWLAANGCDGVTPNGSLGEYQNLSAEERAKVVTTAVAAAPEGFTVMPGVAAYGADEARRWAEQAGEAGAPAVMLLPPNSYRADDRAVMAHYREVAKAGVPVVAYNNPHDTKVDLVPELLAELFDEGLIVAVKEFSGDIRRYYRITELAPGLDVLAGTDDLALEMAIAGSPGWISGYPNALPRACAELWEAATEGDLATALPLYRILHPLLRWDSRTEFVQAIKLSMDLVGRYGGPCRQPRIPLTPEHEAVVRTATEKAIAEGLA
- a CDS encoding (2Fe-2S)-binding protein; this encodes MTTPPPSFTFTFDGEPVRARSGQSVAAALIASGRRSWRHTRTEGRPRGVFCGIGVCFDCLVTINGRPNHRACLVEARPGDTVSTQEGAGHDDLAC
- a CDS encoding TIM barrel protein encodes the protein MYTLAVCAEMVYRDLPIEERARRIHEAGFQVEIWDWTRHDLNALAQTPAEFSSMTGYIRGTLTDPDGAAELLRTAEESIKAAEHLGCPRLNLHGTGLDGEGLPVVPVTDEATGDMWITAHRTLTRLAELGESAGVTFTLENLNTAVDHPGVPFARAADTYALVAAVDRPGLRMNLDLYHAQIGEGNLIELIRRAHGAGLIGEIQVADVPGRCEPGTGEINYPAVARALTDLGYDGTVALEAWPSGDSHTAMERFRAAFTL
- a CDS encoding NUDIX domain-containing protein, translated to MLGGAVEVGESYEEAAARELAEELGVRAPPRLVFRFRCAGAISPYWLGLHEVVVAEPIKPDPEEIAWHDWLTEPELVELVRHEAFVPDAREAFDRYVAARPRPEPR
- a CDS encoding sugar ABC transporter substrate-binding protein; amino-acid sequence: MNRSLPSRSRRFTMLVAMAASTVLALAGCSSSSGGKKSEESAGGVSAGKATTPRMTIAMITHAVPGDTFWDTIRKGAQAAAAKDNVKLIYSSDPNGGNQANLVQNAIDQKVDGIAVTLAKPDAMKETVAKAVRAGIPVVGFNSGVDDWKKQGLLEYFGQDETVAGEAVGKKLSSLGAKKVACVIQEQGQVALEARCAGVKKGFSGTTENLFVNGADMPSVQSTITAKLKQDPSIDYVVTLAAPVALTATQAVSDGSSKAKVATFDLNKELVKAIQGGSIQFAVDQQPFLQGYLAVDSLWLYKNNGNYSGGGVAPVLTGPAFVDKSNVAAVATFAAKGTR
- a CDS encoding Gfo/Idh/MocA family protein, with protein sequence MTYRTSLGVAVIGAGRMGANHVRRISEVTSGAHVAAVVDVDIDRAKTVADVEGCAAYGDVAEAMASPDVDAVLLASPGVAHQAALLTAFEHDLPVLCEKPLTPDAASALRVLEAEQRLGHRRVQVGFMRRYDHEYIKLKALLDSGELGRPLMLHNRHRNPSCPPDFTSAMLINDSVTHEMDITRWLLGQEITSVTVLRPRPSGNAPEGLADPQFVVFETDGGAVVDVEIYVNARYGYQVQAEAVCEHGTARIGDRHDMLVSTGGRWGGTVTPGFVERFEEAYDREVQAWIDATRRGEVTGPSAWDGYAVAAVCEAGIRAQTEGRRVEVELADRPALYS
- a CDS encoding NAD(P)/FAD-dependent oxidoreductase, with product MTHPSPGPDVLVIGAGIVGAACAYYCAVAGLRVSVVERGAIGSGTTSACEGNILVSDKESGAELDLALLSSRLWRQIGEELGTSAIEYEAKGGVVVAGSEGAADGLRHLTAGQRTAGVDAVDIGADELFELEPNVTREAVGGAFYAQDAQVQPILAAAQLLRRARRLGATVRIGTGVTAFVRDKRGAVTGVRTDSADVPVLHARWVINAAGTWAGQVSELAGAPVPVLPRKGFILVTEPLPRVVRHKVYTAEYVANVASSDAGLETSVVVEGTRAGTVLIGASRERVGFDRSVSLPVLRKLAAQAIGLFPFLADVSLLRSYLGFRPYCPDHLPVIGPDPRAPGLLHACGHEGAGIGLSVATGHLLAQHLSGEKPDLDLTPFRPDRFEEATP
- a CDS encoding LacI family DNA-binding transcriptional regulator, which translates into the protein MPSRSAVPDGKRPTLSDLAARAGVSVPLASMVMRGAKGPSAASRERVLRAAQEIGYRPDSRARLLRSSRSHLVGVQFDLRQPFHADMVEALYAAAGAAGYQIALSAVAASRSEQEAVETLLADRCEALILLSPHAPAARLAELAAQLPVVSVARRLRPLTDGVDVVRAADDEGARQAVDHLVALGHRDIVHIDGGRAPGAADRRRGYKSAMKHHGLTDRVRLVPGGLTEDHGAAAARTLLAEAARPTAVLAFNDHCAIGVLDTFLRARIPVPDEISVVGYDDSHLARLAHVQLTTVGQEARQLARRAVSRAVARLEGEAADDEREVVVTPHLVIRSTTRAPCRS
- a CDS encoding FAD-dependent oxidoreductase codes for the protein MTTSPAEQGDTPHGTVHGTLYDIAVLGAGPAGLSAAVAAAAQGSRTVLIDGGTRPGGQYWRHRDGDDGALHHGWSQFRRLREELAAHHLLDHRPGHSIWHVERTDEGFTTHTTRTGHTTRDDIPRTLRSRTVIIATGAYDRQLPFPGWTVPGVFTAGAVQALLKGQGVLAGKRIAVAGTGPFLLPVAAGLAEAGATVVGVFEAGLPIAFGRHPVATLRNLPKLAEGAGYLRTLRRHRVPWRTRTAVIAAHGTDTVTGATVARLDDRWRIVPGSTRTIDCDTIAVGYGFTPQTEIPLQLGCEMRRDADGSLVARVDSRQRSTVDGVYVAGEACGVGGAQLAVLEGELAGLHAAYATNGSPVDRRRLARLLRQRSVQRSFAAAMHQAYPVPDGWQTWLDEDTTVCRCEEVTAGTVRRAVRDLGATDPRAVKLYARPGMGLCQGRVCGYATSCLVARANNRQPTAEDLRGLAARPIAQPLTLGILAAGFDDNGA
- a CDS encoding sugar phosphate isomerase/epimerase family protein, producing MKIGLNTDSVGQLTLDETLDLAAELGLDHVEFATGAWSTAPHIDIDRLLDSDGARRELLAKLADRGLTISALTCSGNPLHPGPSGREHDQVTRRTIALAPLLGVDRVVMMSGLPGGPGDANPNWITVSWPPETTQILDWQWTEVVLPYWRDLVAHSRDQGVPKLALEMHAHQAVYNVPTLLRLREEVGPVVGANFDPSHLMWMGADPLAAIETLGEAIYHVHAKDTRLEPTRQALTSRLETLPVMAAKERSWNYVTLGYGHDDAFWRAFCLALRRAGYDDVLSIEHEDVLVAPVEGVTKTVDLLRRVILRDPSSYKPQEI